Proteins from a genomic interval of Papaver somniferum cultivar HN1 chromosome 4, ASM357369v1, whole genome shotgun sequence:
- the LOC113276237 gene encoding uncharacterized protein LOC113276237, whose translation MDPADNITSGLLFKGALHWLGSTTHQHSSSEVIVSFDVSSEKLVDLSFPEEAMPPPSHRYGSVHKNVGVLGDCLCLSFIDGYQVDLWVMQDHGVRESWTKQLTTSTQLSVIRYSRCNPIWYLESGEILMQAPGDLVLYHQKNEKARSVRFYGVDMGMGSIGDSYLESVVSLKSGTYVEKRERSINGDLKKPPRRLGAAKVNVSAHWTDDMEQEFCELLVEQMVGGNVPNLLGNAAWGLIKDEFNRKMGESLSVNQIKSRYYMLRSRYKEITRFMSLGGLRWDPDEKKVVVEDERVWEAYVKENPDEACYKTLSCPIYEELCVLFGDSPVTKFHAPAENNDVEAPNLPFKQGSSASNRQEEVGENSNAECNYRGKRIAPSTSKCGPSKKAAINSSGSNDATTRIYVPAVDLQNDPYSIPNCTKHLQSLKGVSIQSIMAALEKFQDVGWRQVFMSLEPSLQKEWLKSIGS comes from the coding sequence ATGGATCCTGCTGATAATATAACATCAGGTTTGCTTTTCAAgggagctcttcattggttagGCAGTACCACACACCAACATTCTTCATCTGAAGTTATAGTTTCTTTTGATGTTAGCAGTGAGAAACTCGTGGATTTAAGTTTTCCTGAAGAAGCTATGCCACCTCCAAGTCATAGGTATGGATCAGTGCATAAAAATGTGGGAGTGTTGGGAGACTGCCtctgtttatcttttattgatgGATACCAAGTAGATCTGTGGGTGATGCAGGATCATGGGGTGAGAGAATCTTGGACCAAACAATTGACGACGTCTACCCAACTGTCAGTTATCCGATATTCACGGTGTAATCCGATATGGTATTTGGAAAGTGGCGAGATTCTAATGCAAGCTCCCGGTGATTTAGTTTTATATCATCAAAAGAATGAAAAAGCTAGAAGTGTTCGCTTCTATGGTGTCGATATGGGTATGGGAAGCATTGGAGATAGTTATCTGGAGAGTGTAGTTTCTCTTAAATCGGGTACTTATGTGGAGAAAAGGGAAAGGTCTATAAATGGTGACTTGAAGAAGCCACCACGAAGACTGGGAGCTGCGAAAGTAAATGTAAGTGCACACTGGACTGATGATATGGAACAGGAATTCTGTGAACTATTGGTTGAACAAATGGTTGGTGGCAATGTACCAAATTTATTGGGCAATGCCGCTTGGGGTCTCATTAAGGACGAATTCAACAGAAAAATGGGAGAGTCTTTGTCTGTAAATCAGATAAAGAGTCGCTATTATATGTTAAGGTCTAGATACAAAGAAATTACGAGATTTATGTCCTTAGGAGGCTTGAGGTGGGATCCAGATGAGAAAAAAGTTGTGGTTGAGGACGAAAGAGTGTGGGAGGCATATGTCAAGGAGAACCCTGATGAGGCGTGCTACAAGACATTAAGTTGCCCCATTTATGAAGAACTGTGTGTCCTATTTGGTGATTCACCTGTAACCAAATTTCATGCCCCGGCGGAGAACAATGATGTCGAAGCACCAAATCTGCCATTCAAGCAAGGGTCATCAGCTTCTAATCGACAAGAGGAAGTGGGTGAAAACTCCAATGCTGAATGTAATTATCGGGGAAAGCGAATAGCTCCATCAACAAGTAAATGTGGTCCAAGTAAGAAAGCGGCAATCAATAGTTCAGGATCTAATGATGCGACTACAAGGATTTATGTTCCAGCTGTTGACTTACAAAACGACCCTTATTCCATACCAAACTGCACCAAGCATTTGCAGTCTCTTAAAGGTGTGAGTATTCAAAGTATAATGGCTGCATTAGAGAAATTTCAAGATGTTGGATGGAGACAAGTTTTTATGTCATTAGAGCCTAGTTTGCAAAAGGAATGGCTAAAAAGTATTGGGTCATAG